Proteins from one Verrucomicrobiota bacterium genomic window:
- a CDS encoding YqgE/AlgH family protein, translating into MSDTAKYLKGQLLLDGGQLRGSFFHRSVVLICQHDAEGAFGLVLNRSSGNKVGDALVADLPEQLKEQPLYLGGPVQPGALSFLHSDSFVPDASVMPNLDLGHSLDELIDIGESFSTTKKIRMFAGYAGWSPGQLEEEMKRNAWLTHPASLEIVFEAKPEQLWPMILRQKGGKYRLLAETPEDLSMN; encoded by the coding sequence ATGTCCGACACCGCGAAATATCTGAAAGGCCAGTTGCTGCTGGATGGCGGGCAATTGCGCGGATCATTTTTCCATCGCTCGGTGGTGCTGATCTGCCAGCACGATGCCGAGGGCGCGTTCGGCCTCGTCTTGAACCGTTCGAGCGGAAACAAGGTGGGCGACGCGCTGGTTGCGGATTTGCCCGAACAACTCAAGGAACAACCACTCTATCTCGGCGGTCCCGTGCAGCCCGGCGCGTTGAGTTTTTTGCACTCGGACAGTTTTGTTCCTGACGCCAGCGTGATGCCGAATCTGGACTTGGGCCATTCGCTCGACGAGCTCATCGATATCGGCGAATCTTTTTCGACCACCAAGAAAATAAGGATGTTCGCGGGCTACGCGGGCTGGAGTCCCGGCCAGCTTGAAGAGGAAATGAAACGCAACGCCTGGCTGACTCATCCCGCCTCGCTCGAAATCGTCTTCGAGGCCAAACCCGAACAACTCTGGCCGATGATCTTGCGCCAGAAAGGTGGCAAATACCGACTGCTGGCCGAAACGCCGGAAGATTTGTCGATGAATTGA
- a CDS encoding transketolase codes for MNDTSVETLSGIANQLRIHSIAATTAAGSGHPTSCCSAADLVAALFFGHMRYDPKNPHYANNDRFILSKGHAAPLLYAAWAETGLFPVADLLKLRELGSDLEGHPTPRLSFADVATGSLGQGLSVGVGMALCARLDNLDYNTFVLLGDGECAEGSVWEAASLAGIYHLNNLTAIVDVNRLGQSQPTAFGHDLDVYRRRFEAFGWRTEVINGHDMEEIVEVLAAVGLGKQPLAILAKTLKGAGISFIEDKEGWHGKALSKDEAGKATSELQPKAKSGIGVPIPAPSQLPLPKNEAPAGYPPTTYKLGDMVATREAYGNALVRIGEVDERIVAMDGDTKNSTFAEKFFKKFPDRFTECFIAEQNLVGVATGFGTRGKVPFASTFACFFERAADQIRVAGISMANLKMAGSHVGVSIGEDGPSQMALEDLAIMRAIAGSVVLYPSDAVSTEKLVEQMALTKGIAFLRTSRPKTPVIYQNDEQFPIGGAKVLKQSAGDKVTVVAAGVTLFEALKAAEALAKEGVGITVIDAYSIKPLGKEVIRDAAQKTNNTIVTVEDHYPEGGLGDAVAGELSADGIRVHKLAVNELPHSGKAEELMAKYGIDAAAIGKKVKALI; via the coding sequence ATGAACGATACCTCTGTTGAAACACTGTCCGGCATAGCCAACCAGCTACGCATTCACTCCATCGCGGCCACCACGGCGGCTGGCAGCGGTCACCCGACCTCGTGCTGCTCGGCAGCGGACTTGGTGGCTGCACTGTTCTTCGGCCACATGCGTTACGACCCGAAGAATCCGCATTATGCGAACAACGACCGCTTCATTCTTTCCAAAGGGCATGCCGCGCCGCTGCTCTACGCGGCGTGGGCAGAAACCGGACTGTTCCCGGTGGCCGACCTCTTGAAGTTGCGCGAACTTGGCAGCGATCTCGAAGGCCATCCGACGCCGCGACTATCGTTCGCCGATGTGGCGACCGGCTCGCTCGGTCAGGGATTGAGCGTTGGCGTGGGCATGGCACTGTGCGCGCGCCTCGACAACTTGGACTACAACACTTTTGTTCTCCTCGGCGACGGCGAATGTGCGGAAGGCAGCGTTTGGGAAGCCGCGTCGCTGGCGGGCATTTATCATCTCAACAATCTCACCGCAATTGTTGATGTGAACCGGTTGGGTCAAAGTCAGCCGACCGCGTTCGGCCACGACCTTGATGTATATCGCAGGCGATTCGAAGCGTTTGGCTGGCGGACGGAAGTCATCAACGGGCACGACATGGAGGAAATTGTCGAAGTGCTTGCGGCAGTTGGATTGGGTAAACAACCGCTGGCGATTCTGGCCAAAACTCTGAAAGGCGCGGGCATTTCCTTCATCGAGGACAAGGAGGGATGGCACGGCAAGGCTCTTTCCAAGGATGAAGCGGGCAAAGCCACATCGGAACTTCAACCGAAAGCAAAATCCGGCATCGGCGTTCCCATTCCGGCGCCCAGTCAATTACCGTTGCCGAAGAACGAAGCGCCCGCCGGATACCCGCCGACCACTTACAAACTTGGTGACATGGTGGCGACGCGCGAGGCTTATGGCAACGCGTTGGTGCGCATTGGAGAGGTTGACGAACGGATCGTGGCCATGGACGGCGACACCAAGAATTCAACCTTTGCGGAAAAGTTTTTCAAAAAATTTCCCGATCGATTCACCGAATGTTTCATTGCCGAGCAAAACCTGGTGGGCGTGGCGACTGGCTTCGGTACGCGCGGCAAGGTTCCGTTCGCTTCCACGTTCGCCTGTTTCTTTGAACGCGCGGCTGACCAGATTCGCGTGGCCGGCATCTCAATGGCGAACCTCAAGATGGCCGGTTCGCACGTCGGCGTGAGCATTGGCGAGGATGGCCCGTCGCAGATGGCCTTGGAAGACCTCGCCATCATGCGCGCCATTGCCGGCAGCGTCGTGTTATATCCGAGCGATGCAGTGAGCACCGAAAAGCTGGTAGAACAAATGGCGTTGACCAAGGGCATCGCTTTCTTGCGCACGTCACGTCCAAAGACGCCCGTGATCTACCAGAACGACGAACAATTTCCCATCGGCGGCGCGAAAGTGCTCAAGCAATCCGCCGGCGATAAGGTCACTGTGGTCGCGGCGGGCGTGACGCTTTTTGAAGCGTTAAAAGCGGCTGAGGCTTTGGCCAAGGAAGGCGTCGGCATCACTGTCATTGACGCTTACAGCATCAAGCCGCTGGGCAAAGAAGTGATTCGCGATGCCGCGCAGAAGACCAACAACACGATCGTTACGGTCGAGGATCATTATCCTGAAGGCGGGTTGGGGGACGCCGTGGCCGGCGAACTGAGCGCCGATGGCATCCGGGTGCACAAGCTGGCGGTGAACGAACTGCCGCACTCCGGAAAAGCGGAGGAACTCATGGCGAAGTATGGCATTGATGCAGCCGCCATTGGTAAGAAGGTCAAAGCACTGATTTGA
- a CDS encoding polyprenyl synthetase family protein: MSATARNNYLPSRHSFDLPAYLASRTVAVNRALYRLLPPATARPATLHRAMRYSLFAGGKRLRPALCLAAAAACGGRESDALPLACAVECIHTYSLIHDDLPAMDNDDYRRGKLTNHKVFGEGIAILAGDALLTQAFEIAARCKGWPRFSHRDIVLEIARAAGSLQLIAGQVADLEGEGKEISAAQLKYIHERKTSALLCCSARLGGMSANCTPPQLQALTRFGYNVGLAFQIIDDILDITQTSDQLGKTAGKDAAAKKATYPSIVGLEKSRRLAKALTGRAFGALKSFRGGAVALEALAEHLLQRDR, translated from the coding sequence ATGTCTGCCACTGCCCGCAATAATTATTTGCCTTCACGCCACTCCTTTGATCTGCCCGCTTACCTGGCTTCACGCACGGTTGCTGTCAACCGCGCGTTGTACCGCTTGCTGCCACCGGCCACGGCCAGACCCGCTACGCTCCATCGGGCGATGCGTTATTCCCTGTTCGCGGGCGGCAAGCGATTGCGTCCGGCCCTTTGCCTGGCGGCTGCGGCGGCGTGCGGCGGTCGCGAGTCCGACGCGCTGCCCCTGGCCTGCGCAGTGGAATGTATCCACACCTATTCGCTGATTCATGACGATCTGCCCGCGATGGACAATGATGATTATCGCCGGGGCAAACTCACGAATCACAAGGTTTTTGGCGAGGGCATCGCGATCCTGGCGGGTGATGCGCTGTTGACGCAGGCGTTTGAGATTGCGGCACGATGCAAGGGCTGGCCGCGTTTTTCGCATCGAGACATTGTCCTCGAGATTGCGCGCGCCGCCGGCTCGCTGCAATTGATCGCTGGACAAGTCGCTGATCTCGAAGGCGAAGGGAAAGAGATTTCCGCCGCACAACTCAAATACATTCACGAGCGCAAGACTTCGGCGTTGCTTTGCTGTTCCGCGCGGCTCGGCGGCATGAGCGCCAACTGCACGCCTCCACAACTTCAGGCGTTGACGCGTTTTGGTTACAACGTGGGACTGGCCTTCCAGATTATCGACGACATTCTGGACATCACGCAAACCAGCGATCAACTCGGCAAGACCGCGGGCAAGGATGCCGCGGCGAAGAAGGCAACTTATCCTTCGATAGTCGGTTTGGAAAAATCGCGCCGACTCGCGAAAGCCCTGACAGGTCGCGCGTTTGGAGCGTTGAAGAGTTTTCGGGGCGGGGCGGTTGCGTTGGAAGCCCTGGCCGAGCACCTCCTCCAGCGCGACCGTTGA
- the prfB gene encoding peptide chain release factor 2 (programmed frameshift), translating to MFDTIKAQLPTAAGKLAHLRGFFDVPSAQKRLGELDALMAAENFWNNREQAQKLIDEANSLRSKIEPLLSAEKQLDDFRVMVELSEAEPEAEQVKHLRDLERDLAKLFKELEAHELEVFLSGPHDKNNCILSINAGAGGTESCDWASMLMRMYQRWCESRGWNVEVTDALPGETAGIKSVTMLIEGDNAYGYCKAERGVHRLVRISPFDSNKRRHTSFASLDVIAEIEETSPDIVIPPTEFQIDTFRSGGKGGQNVNKVETAVRITHVPTGLVVASQSQRSQHQNRATAMKLLLSRIYAQRLDAQKQEMERFYGEKGSVSWGNQIRSYVFQPYRMVKDLRTGVETSNVQAVMDGDLDAFVNGWLRAGCPTKRMQGVKDEEE from the exons ATGTTCGACACCATTAAAGCTCAGTTGCCGACCGCTGCCGGGAAACTTGCCCACTTGCGG GGTTTCTTTGACGTGCCCAGCGCGCAAAAGCGGCTTGGCGAACTGGACGCTTTGATGGCGGCCGAAAATTTCTGGAACAATCGCGAGCAGGCCCAGAAACTCATCGACGAAGCCAATTCCCTCCGCAGCAAAATCGAACCGCTGCTTTCCGCTGAAAAGCAACTCGACGATTTCCGCGTCATGGTCGAGTTGAGTGAAGCCGAGCCCGAAGCCGAGCAGGTCAAACATCTGCGCGATCTGGAGCGCGACCTCGCGAAGTTGTTCAAGGAACTGGAGGCGCACGAGCTGGAGGTTTTTCTCAGCGGCCCGCACGACAAGAACAATTGCATTCTCAGCATCAACGCCGGCGCGGGGGGCACGGAGTCGTGCGACTGGGCGAGCATGCTCATGCGGATGTATCAACGCTGGTGCGAGTCCCGCGGGTGGAACGTGGAGGTGACCGATGCGCTGCCGGGCGAAACCGCCGGCATCAAGAGCGTCACGATGTTGATCGAGGGCGATAATGCCTACGGTTATTGCAAGGCCGAACGCGGCGTGCACCGGCTCGTGCGCATTTCGCCGTTCGATTCGAACAAACGACGCCACACCAGTTTCGCCAGCCTGGATGTGATCGCGGAAATTGAAGAGACGTCGCCGGACATCGTCATTCCGCCGACCGAGTTTCAAATCGACACGTTCCGCTCCGGTGGCAAAGGGGGACAGAACGTGAACAAAGTCGAAACCGCCGTGCGCATTACGCATGTTCCCACCGGGTTGGTGGTGGCATCGCAGAGCCAGCGTTCGCAGCATCAGAACCGCGCGACGGCGATGAAGCTGTTGCTCTCGCGCATCTACGCGCAGCGGCTCGACGCGCAGAAGCAGGAGATGGAACGGTTTTATGGCGAGAAAGGCAGCGTCTCCTGGGGCAACCAGATTCGCAGTTATGTCTTTCAGCCCTATCGCATGGTGAAGGATTTACGGACGGGCGTCGAAACCAGCAACGTGCAGGCCGTGATGGACGGCGACCTTGACGCGTTCGTGAACGGCTGGCTGCGCGCCGGTTGTCCGACCAAACGGATGCAAGGCGTGAAAGATGAAGAAGAATAA
- the trpC gene encoding indole-3-glycerol phosphate synthase TrpC, translating into MNLLDTIVAQKKREVASLPARLIAAADLREALRERDERRDFFAALRKPGTRHVALIAEVKKASPSAGVICKDFDPVRIAKEYEAAGVSCLSVLTDKEFFLGSLDHLKQIRRVVKLPLLRKDFIIDERQILEAIEWGADAILLIVAILSDARLKHFHSLATEAGLAALVEVHDEAELDRALAAGARLIGVNNRDLKTFQVDLATTERLAAKLFSPSATRDSSLLVAESGIRTRADVQRLAKCGARAILVGESLMKHGDVAAKVRELLG; encoded by the coding sequence GTGAACCTCCTCGACACCATCGTAGCGCAGAAGAAACGCGAAGTTGCCTCCTTGCCGGCGCGGCTCATTGCGGCGGCTGATTTGCGGGAGGCGTTGCGCGAGCGCGATGAGCGCCGGGATTTCTTTGCCGCATTGCGCAAGCCGGGGACCCGCCACGTGGCGTTGATTGCGGAAGTGAAGAAGGCATCGCCGTCGGCGGGCGTCATCTGCAAGGACTTTGATCCGGTGCGCATTGCGAAGGAATACGAGGCGGCGGGGGTGAGTTGTTTGTCGGTGCTCACGGACAAGGAGTTTTTCCTGGGCTCGCTCGATCACCTGAAACAAATCCGTCGCGTGGTGAAGCTGCCGCTGTTGCGGAAGGACTTCATCATCGACGAGCGGCAGATTCTGGAAGCCATCGAATGGGGCGCGGACGCCATCTTGTTGATTGTCGCCATTCTGAGCGACGCGCGGTTGAAGCATTTTCATTCGCTCGCAACTGAGGCTGGTTTGGCAGCGCTGGTAGAAGTGCATGACGAAGCCGAACTGGATCGCGCTCTGGCGGCGGGAGCAAGACTCATCGGGGTTAACAACCGCGACCTCAAAACGTTCCAGGTTGATCTGGCGACAACTGAGCGGCTCGCGGCAAAGCTGTTTTCGCCATCTGCCACTCGCGACTCTTCACTCCTCGTTGCGGAAAGTGGCATTCGCACCCGCGCCGATGTGCAGCGCCTGGCCAAGTGCGGCGCGCGCGCCATCCTGGTGGGCGAATCGTTGATGAAACACGGTGATGTAGCCGCCAAGGTGCGCGAGTTGCTCGGCTGA
- the ilvC gene encoding ketol-acid reductoisomerase codes for MPAKVYTDKDADLGALQNKTLAVLGFGSQGHAHALNLKESGLKVIVGLYAGSKSIPVAKERGFEVVATAEAVRRADVIFVALPDTKQPAIYEKDIAPNLTKGKTLLFSHGFSIHFKTIVPPKNVDVILVAPKGPGHIVRRQYLEGKGVPSLIAVYQNPSSPRGVKTSPMSDAEYTATPRGKQAKKVALAWAKGIGATRAGVLQTTFKEETETDLFGEQTVLCGGTTALVQAGYETLVEAGYQPEMAYFECLHELKLIVDLMNEAGISGMRFSISETAKWGDVSVGPKIIDASVKRRMKAALKDIQSGKFAKGWVAEYKGGYKTYNALLKKGENHSIEKVGARLRSLMPWMQKRSVKGVQAAY; via the coding sequence ATGCCTGCAAAAGTTTACACGGACAAAGACGCCGATCTCGGCGCGTTACAAAACAAAACCCTCGCTGTTCTCGGCTTCGGCTCGCAAGGACACGCCCACGCGCTCAATCTCAAAGAGAGCGGCCTCAAGGTGATCGTTGGACTTTACGCGGGCAGCAAATCGATTCCCGTGGCGAAGGAAAGGGGGTTTGAAGTTGTTGCCACGGCGGAAGCCGTGCGGCGCGCCGATGTGATTTTTGTGGCGTTGCCGGACACCAAGCAGCCCGCCATTTACGAAAAAGACATCGCGCCGAATCTGACCAAAGGCAAGACGCTGTTGTTCTCGCACGGGTTTTCAATTCATTTTAAGACCATCGTTCCACCCAAGAATGTAGATGTCATTCTCGTCGCGCCGAAAGGTCCGGGGCATATTGTGCGTCGCCAGTATCTCGAAGGCAAGGGCGTGCCATCGCTGATCGCCGTTTATCAAAACCCGAGCTCGCCCCGTGGAGTAAAAACCTCGCCCATGTCGGACGCTGAATACACGGCTACTCCACGGGGCAAGCAAGCGAAGAAAGTCGCGCTGGCGTGGGCCAAGGGCATCGGCGCGACTCGTGCCGGTGTGCTGCAAACCACCTTCAAGGAAGAGACCGAGACGGATTTGTTCGGCGAGCAGACGGTGTTGTGCGGGGGTACGACGGCGCTGGTGCAGGCCGGCTACGAAACGCTGGTCGAGGCGGGTTATCAACCGGAGATGGCATACTTCGAATGTTTGCACGAATTGAAGTTGATTGTGGATTTGATGAACGAGGCCGGCATCAGCGGCATGAGATTTTCAATTTCGGAAACCGCCAAGTGGGGCGATGTCTCCGTCGGCCCGAAGATCATCGACGCCAGCGTGAAGCGGCGGATGAAGGCCGCGCTCAAGGACATCCAATCCGGCAAGTTCGCAAAAGGCTGGGTGGCGGAATACAAAGGTGGTTACAAAACCTACAACGCCTTGCTCAAAAAGGGCGAGAATCATTCCATTGAAAAAGTCGGGGCGCGCTTGCGCAGCTTGATGCCGTGGATGCAAAAACGCTCGGTCAAAGGCGTACAGGCGGCCTATTGA
- the ilvN gene encoding acetolactate synthase small subunit, producing MRHTISVLVENKFGVLTRVAGLFSGRGYNIDTLNVAPTQDPTTSRMTIVTRGDDATLEQIVKQLNKLTEVLKVQDFREGEYVDRELVLVKVGVDSKTRPEVMQITDIFRAKIVDVQPKSMTIEVTGNESKVEKFLDLMKTFGVIDLTRTGKVAMPRK from the coding sequence ATGCGACACACGATTTCAGTCTTGGTCGAAAACAAGTTCGGCGTGCTGACGCGCGTGGCCGGATTGTTCAGCGGTCGTGGCTACAACATCGACACGCTCAACGTCGCACCCACGCAGGACCCAACCACGTCGCGGATGACCATCGTCACGCGGGGCGACGACGCCACGCTGGAGCAAATCGTCAAGCAACTCAACAAGCTGACGGAAGTGCTCAAGGTGCAGGATTTCCGGGAGGGCGAATACGTGGATCGCGAGTTGGTGCTCGTGAAAGTCGGCGTGGATTCCAAGACGCGCCCCGAAGTCATGCAAATCACAGATATTTTCCGCGCCAAAATTGTGGATGTGCAGCCCAAGAGCATGACCATCGAAGTCACCGGCAACGAAAGCAAAGTGGAAAAGTTCCTTGATTTGATGAAGACCTTTGGCGTGATTGATTTGACCCGCACTGGCAAGGTGGCGATGCCGCGCAAATGA
- a CDS encoding ThuA domain-containing protein has translation MNLRSIEYVGALCLVGWAVCLTTTNAVAAGAGLTKIVLIAGTKSHGPGDHEYEKGVKLLKHCLDSSPNVKGLQMEIHLNGWPKDPAVLEDADTILIYCDGSDHDEKAHPLLIGDRMTTIDRLMKRGVGFMAIHYAVFIPSKKGGDQYLDWLGGYFDYEHGPAANKWFSKIETKIYAVHPATPTHPIARGLEPFEVKEEYYFNMRFREPDARRIPILTFGRDDSDSASVIAWAVQRADGGRGFGYTGGHFQNNWQNENVRRMVLNALLWTAKAEVPPGGVASTLPADE, from the coding sequence ATGAACTTGCGATCGATAGAATATGTCGGCGCACTGTGCTTGGTGGGTTGGGCGGTGTGCCTGACCACGACGAACGCGGTGGCGGCCGGGGCTGGATTAACGAAGATTGTGCTCATTGCCGGCACAAAAAGTCACGGACCGGGCGATCACGAGTACGAAAAGGGAGTAAAGCTGCTCAAGCATTGCCTTGATAGCTCGCCGAACGTCAAAGGCCTCCAGATGGAGATTCATCTCAACGGCTGGCCCAAAGACCCCGCGGTGTTGGAGGACGCGGACACAATCCTCATTTATTGCGACGGCTCTGACCACGACGAGAAAGCTCACCCATTGTTGATCGGCGACCGGATGACGACCATCGACCGGTTGATGAAACGCGGCGTGGGCTTCATGGCCATTCATTACGCGGTTTTTATTCCAAGCAAAAAAGGCGGCGACCAGTATCTCGATTGGCTGGGCGGCTACTTTGATTACGAGCACGGACCGGCAGCGAACAAGTGGTTTTCCAAAATCGAAACGAAAATTTACGCAGTGCATCCGGCCACGCCGACGCATCCGATTGCGCGCGGCCTGGAACCTTTCGAAGTGAAGGAGGAATATTATTTCAACATGCGCTTCCGCGAACCGGACGCACGGCGCATTCCCATTCTGACATTTGGTCGGGACGACAGCGATTCCGCTTCCGTCATTGCGTGGGCCGTGCAACGCGCGGATGGCGGTCGCGGGTTCGGTTACACTGGCGGACACTTTCAGAATAATTGGCAGAACGAAAACGTTCGGCGGATGGTGCTCAACGCATTGCTTTGGACTGCCAAAGCGGAAGTGCCGCCCGGCGGTGTGGCATCCACCTTGCCCGCCGACGAATAA
- a CDS encoding patatin family protein: MDPRRKSALIVEGGAMRGAWAAGVLAFLHEHGEREFDLVYAASSGACSAAYFVAGMLEPGLTIWREYACKAVRKTNFLRRKPIIDLAYLVDYIFKQSVPLSIEAVQKARSRFYIVLTDCDTGEPVYFHARDERVFDALRATSSMPLGTVGFDYVDGHPFADGGVADPIPIQRALQDGATDLTVVLTHNSSFRLKPMPRFLGRLAFPKFPAVARAWTDQQHLKYNAAMNLIQHPPTGIRLRVFHPMKPMPVGTLTIAKKRIHAALCLGRDEALQQFALTEPSAPPRLPGLPAEK; this comes from the coding sequence ATGGACCCGCGCCGCAAGAGCGCGTTGATCGTGGAAGGGGGTGCCATGCGAGGCGCATGGGCAGCCGGGGTTTTGGCTTTCCTTCATGAACACGGGGAGCGTGAATTCGATCTGGTCTATGCCGCTTCTTCCGGTGCCTGTTCGGCGGCCTATTTTGTGGCCGGCATGTTGGAGCCGGGCCTCACCATCTGGCGGGAGTATGCGTGCAAGGCGGTTCGCAAAACTAATTTCCTCCGCCGCAAGCCGATCATCGATCTGGCCTACCTCGTCGATTACATCTTCAAGCAAAGCGTCCCCCTGTCGATCGAAGCCGTCCAAAAAGCGCGCTCGCGCTTCTACATTGTGTTGACCGATTGCGACACAGGTGAGCCGGTGTATTTCCACGCTCGTGATGAACGGGTCTTTGATGCGCTGCGCGCCACGTCCTCGATGCCCTTGGGGACGGTTGGATTTGATTATGTTGATGGTCATCCTTTTGCCGACGGCGGAGTCGCTGATCCTATTCCCATTCAGCGCGCCTTGCAAGATGGCGCAACCGACCTCACGGTGGTGCTCACCCACAACTCCAGCTTTCGTCTCAAACCGATGCCGCGTTTTTTGGGCCGGCTGGCGTTTCCCAAATTCCCCGCGGTGGCGCGGGCGTGGACTGACCAACAACATCTGAAATACAATGCGGCGATGAACCTGATCCAGCACCCCCCAACGGGTATCCGCCTCCGGGTGTTTCATCCGATGAAACCGATGCCGGTCGGCACCCTGACGATCGCGAAGAAGCGCATCCACGCCGCCCTTTGTTTGGGGCGCGATGAGGCATTGCAGCAATTCGCGCTCACCGAACCAAGCGCACCCCCGCGGTTACCCGGCCTCCCTGCGGAAAAGTAG
- a CDS encoding VOC family protein, whose amino-acid sequence MNSKAPTPLGFQRLKVVALAVDDFARASQFYGQTLELPPAFEGNEQVGYLLGQTIFMLKTNWYAPPTQQPNPRITIAVDDARPTEKALAARGVRVADAVALLDDFYVGSFLDSEGNKFWFCSPANP is encoded by the coding sequence ATGAATTCAAAAGCTCCGACACCTCTGGGTTTTCAGCGATTAAAAGTCGTGGCGCTCGCCGTGGATGATTTTGCGCGCGCCAGCCAGTTTTATGGCCAGACGCTGGAGTTGCCACCGGCGTTCGAAGGCAACGAACAGGTCGGTTATCTGCTCGGTCAAACGATCTTCATGCTGAAAACCAATTGGTACGCGCCGCCGACCCAGCAGCCCAATCCGCGAATCACCATCGCCGTTGACGATGCGCGACCGACAGAGAAGGCGTTGGCGGCGCGGGGTGTTCGCGTCGCCGATGCCGTGGCGCTCCTTGACGATTTTTACGTCGGCAGTTTCCTGGACAGCGAAGGCAACAAGTTTTGGTTCTGTTCGCCCGCTAATCCGTAA
- a CDS encoding sugar phosphate isomerase/epimerase → MQFGICNEIFKDWKIEDSMAFAKKVGYDAIEIAPFTLAKYVTDISAAERKRIRDAAARIGITISGIHWVLAQAEGMYVTHPDIAVRQKTAKYFCDLVDFCANLGGRIVVVGSPKQRNIIDGVSPQQAWDWATAVFREPVMRAEQRAITICFEPLAPAETNFINTAAEAIRFVQQLHTPHFKIILDVKAMCSEAKPIPQIIRESWPHFAYFHANDKNLKGPGFGDVDFRPIAAALKEVGYNGFVSVEVFNFDEGPEVIATKSLEYLKRSFSI, encoded by the coding sequence ATGCAATTCGGCATCTGCAACGAGATTTTCAAGGACTGGAAGATTGAGGACTCGATGGCGTTCGCCAAGAAAGTCGGCTACGACGCTATCGAGATTGCGCCGTTCACGCTTGCCAAATACGTGACCGACATTTCAGCCGCCGAACGGAAACGGATTCGTGATGCGGCCGCACGGATTGGCATCACGATCTCCGGCATTCATTGGGTGCTGGCGCAGGCGGAAGGGATGTACGTCACGCATCCCGACATCGCCGTCCGGCAGAAAACCGCGAAATATTTTTGCGACCTGGTCGATTTCTGCGCCAATCTCGGCGGACGCATCGTCGTCGTCGGTTCGCCGAAACAGCGCAATATCATCGACGGCGTTTCACCGCAGCAGGCGTGGGACTGGGCGACGGCGGTGTTCCGCGAACCGGTGATGCGCGCGGAGCAACGGGCCATAACCATTTGTTTCGAGCCGCTTGCGCCGGCGGAAACCAACTTCATCAACACCGCCGCCGAGGCGATCCGGTTCGTCCAGCAACTGCACACGCCACATTTCAAAATCATCCTCGACGTGAAGGCGATGTGTTCGGAAGCCAAGCCGATCCCCCAAATCATCCGCGAGTCGTGGCCGCACTTCGCCTACTTCCACGCCAACGACAAGAATCTGAAAGGCCCGGGTTTCGGCGATGTGGATTTCAGGCCCATCGCCGCCGCGTTGAAGGAGGTCGGCTATAACGGATTCGTCTCGGTCGAGGTGTTTAATTTCGACGAAGGACCAGAGGTTATCGCGACCAAGAGCCTGGAGTATTTGAAGCGCAGCTTCTCAATTTGA
- a CDS encoding type II secretion system protein has product MNKRSANNQIKAFTLIELLVIILTIAMLVVLIFSGTARAKRESLRNQCINNLKQVGLAFRLWGNLCPMAVSTNNGGTLEFVGTGETFRHFQVVSNELMSLNVVTCPADVRRPPKSFVSDFSNANVSYFVGVDADENQPEMLLSGDRNVINGTAPTNGMLTLTTNNPARWTKAMHKREGNVGLADGHVQRVDIPGLQKLIEHTGVATNRISLP; this is encoded by the coding sequence ATGAACAAAAGATCAGCCAACAACCAGATCAAAGCTTTCACTTTGATTGAGTTGCTCGTGATCATCTTGACGATCGCTATGTTGGTCGTGTTGATCTTTTCAGGGACTGCGCGGGCTAAACGTGAGTCTTTGCGGAATCAATGTATCAACAACCTGAAACAGGTGGGGTTGGCTTTTAGACTTTGGGGCAACCTATGTCCAATGGCCGTCTCCACGAACAATGGCGGAACTTTAGAATTCGTTGGTACCGGTGAAACATTTCGACATTTTCAAGTTGTCTCGAATGAGTTGATGTCACTCAATGTTGTTACTTGCCCGGCTGACGTTCGTCGCCCGCCTAAAAGTTTTGTCTCCGATTTTTCCAACGCGAATGTCAGCTACTTTGTCGGCGTCGATGCCGATGAAAATCAGCCAGAGATGCTTTTGTCTGGGGATCGCAATGTCATCAACGGGACCGCACCAACGAATGGAATGTTGACACTGACAACTAATAATCCCGCGCGTTGGACCAAGGCGATGCACAAGCGCGAGGGAAATGTTGGCCTGGCCGATGGCCACGTGCAGCGCGTGGACATTCCCGGATTGCAGAAGTTGATCGAGCACACGGGTGTTGCGACAAATCGAATCAGTCTGCCTTGA